One Alphaproteobacteria bacterium genomic window carries:
- a CDS encoding HNH/ENDO VII family nuclease: protein MAGHLAFNSMVDREEQADEVSVGSRGVLATVDRGIDTLDHTLRALGLGGGASGFMSSTVRSRLSRLRGGVDLITTRMGDGTGVMYPVESAPVMMPVYDSHYDRRHTRRRAGYAVSTAAGLAVGLLTQGLGVSEGLAGILGTSGSVSSGIAGGITAAASTITANSIGSGSLGQGIGSTFGRDGLRGMGVGALSAGVLDGLGVTGPSVTFGSRVRASAVKVPVTTGLEIGIGRRDPVEAFRSGVTGGVVDVFGGHLAYEVGEMGLDLGGSTPLHGMIGAGMGAMTSGAMTARDWREGALSGAIGGMAGHLAFNGMVDREEQADEVSGRLGLSRGLGTFIGGVVGHDPVAASVCAGTILAYNDMAHRGVFDSQGRLFATEEDRAAVEARESEAGIAHLQELFDEGQLPTVGDLWREEVSDPYYYGDPVFDYTGLVRDMRAARDIYEEGQIGLLADRLDTWNTGFGFAAQGARLWAYGHAALSGFCFLNLPGAVAGMGLVYAGETVACAVLAPVMASAETGVSYGIRRIAREYGYSAFMQERASRELAPRTIGAIGGLFAARSMVRGMARGLTPPPVRVVRDYGIGYKVPGSADNRGTYASEPQYWSPITFEHRGVATRVYQRNDLIDPRLVNPRTGESNLVSMQRGRAPLGSDGKPLEIHHMTQRDSGALAEVTSRFHNEFGSQLHINPSSIPSGIDRAQFRRFRENYWMQRAKDFE from the coding sequence ATGGCGGGTCACTTAGCCTTTAACAGTATGGTGGATCGTGAGGAACAGGCTGATGAGGTGTCTGTGGGTTCGCGAGGGGTTCTTGCCACGGTGGATCGAGGTATTGATACACTGGATCATACGCTGAGGGCGCTTGGTCTTGGTGGTGGCGCTTCTGGATTTATGTCTTCTACGGTTCGTTCGCGGTTGTCCCGGTTACGTGGAGGCGTTGATCTTATCACTACCCGGATGGGTGATGGCACAGGTGTGATGTACCCGGTGGAATCTGCGCCTGTGATGATGCCTGTTTATGACAGTCATTATGATCGCCGTCATACACGTCGTCGTGCGGGCTATGCGGTTAGCACAGCGGCGGGTCTTGCTGTTGGTCTGTTGACGCAGGGGCTGGGTGTGTCTGAAGGGTTGGCAGGTATTCTGGGGACGTCAGGTTCGGTTTCATCGGGTATAGCCGGTGGTATTACGGCGGCGGCCTCAACCATTACAGCGAACAGTATTGGCAGCGGCAGTCTCGGTCAGGGTATTGGTTCGACGTTTGGTCGTGATGGTTTACGGGGTATGGGTGTTGGTGCTTTATCGGCTGGTGTGTTGGATGGTTTGGGTGTTACGGGTCCTTCTGTTACGTTTGGTTCGCGTGTGCGCGCATCGGCTGTTAAGGTTCCTGTTACGACGGGTTTGGAGATAGGCATTGGTCGTCGTGATCCGGTTGAGGCGTTTCGTTCGGGTGTGACCGGTGGTGTTGTGGATGTGTTTGGTGGTCATCTTGCTTATGAAGTTGGTGAGATGGGCCTTGATCTTGGTGGGTCTACGCCGTTGCACGGAATGATTGGTGCTGGCATGGGGGCAATGACGTCTGGAGCAATGACCGCCCGTGACTGGCGCGAAGGGGCGCTCAGTGGTGCGATAGGGGGAATGGCGGGTCACTTAGCCTTTAACGGTATGGTGGATCGTGAGGAACAGGCTGATGAGGTGTCTGGGCGTTTGGGGTTGAGCAGGGGTTTAGGAACGTTTATCGGAGGCGTTGTTGGTCATGACCCAGTGGCAGCTAGTGTTTGTGCGGGAACGATCCTTGCTTATAACGACATGGCCCATAGGGGTGTTTTTGATAGCCAAGGACGATTGTTTGCCACCGAAGAAGATCGGGCGGCTGTGGAAGCGCGTGAATCCGAAGCGGGCATTGCCCATCTCCAAGAGCTGTTTGATGAGGGGCAGCTGCCCACTGTTGGGGACCTCTGGCGTGAGGAGGTTTCTGACCCTTATTATTATGGGGATCCAGTGTTTGATTATACGGGGTTGGTTCGGGATATGCGTGCCGCTCGGGACATCTATGAAGAGGGGCAGATTGGGTTACTGGCAGACCGGCTAGACACCTGGAACACCGGGTTTGGTTTTGCGGCTCAGGGGGCGCGTTTGTGGGCGTATGGTCATGCGGCGTTGAGTGGGTTTTGTTTTTTGAATCTTCCCGGTGCTGTGGCAGGCATGGGTCTTGTATATGCGGGTGAAACAGTGGCATGCGCGGTTTTAGCTCCTGTGATGGCAAGTGCTGAAACAGGTGTATCCTATGGGATACGAAGAATTGCACGGGAATATGGCTATAGCGCCTTTATGCAAGAGCGTGCTTCTCGTGAGCTTGCGCCTCGGACAATAGGGGCCATCGGTGGTCTCTTTGCGGCCCGAAGCATGGTACGTGGTATGGCCCGAGGTCTCACCCCACCCCCTGTGCGTGTCGTGCGCGACTACGGCATCGGCTACAAAGTGCCTGGAAGTGCTGATAACCGTGGTACTTACGCAAGTGAGCCCCAATACTGGAGTCCGATTACATTTGAACACAGAGGCGTAGCAACGCGGGTGTACCAGCGCAATGATTTGATTGATCCTCGCCTTGTAAACCCAAGGACGGGTGAGTCGAATCTTGTTTCTATGCAGCGCGGCCGAGCTCCACTTGGATCTGATGGAAAGCCACTGGAGATTCACCACATGACGCAGAGAGATTCAGGAGCACTTGCAGAAGTAACGTCTAGGTTCCATAATGAATTTGGTTCACAGCTCCATATAAATCCATCCTCAATACCAAGTGGGATAGATCGAGCGCAATTTAGAAGGTTTAGAGAAAATTATTGGATGCAACGTGCGAAAGATTTTGAATGA
- the lipB gene encoding lipoyl(octanoyl) transferase LipB, with protein sequence MSFKRPLIVKRHTALQPYLSTLHEMEVCVDNLAHLRDSVHLWLLEHDPVITYGAMTDVSRDLVDAKVPCIPTNRGGKATYHGPGQRVAYVIMPLDEVDLRGYVNQLEAWVIQTLATFAITAFRHRAGNGIWVADSKGGNQNIAKIAAVGVRVRSRIAYHGVSLNVCPDLAVYKQFYPCGLLQPVTSMQALGVSPEMVEVDKALQHNLKDLFQLR encoded by the coding sequence GTGTCTTTCAAGCGACCTTTGATCGTGAAGCGCCATACGGCGTTGCAGCCCTATTTATCAACACTTCATGAGATGGAGGTGTGCGTCGATAATCTTGCGCACTTACGCGATAGTGTCCACCTGTGGTTGCTTGAACATGATCCTGTGATCACCTATGGGGCAATGACCGATGTTTCACGCGATCTTGTTGATGCAAAAGTTCCCTGCATCCCAACCAATCGGGGGGGGAAAGCAACATACCATGGTCCTGGCCAGCGGGTAGCCTATGTGATCATGCCGCTCGATGAGGTTGATTTGCGTGGGTATGTCAATCAACTTGAGGCATGGGTTATTCAGACACTTGCCACTTTTGCTATCACTGCTTTTCGCCACAGAGCCGGCAATGGTATCTGGGTAGCAGATTCGAAAGGAGGAAACCAGAATATCGCAAAGATTGCAGCCGTTGGTGTTCGCGTGCGTAGCCGGATAGCCTATCACGGGGTTTCTCTGAATGTGTGCCCGGACCTTGCTGTGTACAAGCAGTTTTACCCTTGTGGCCTTCTGCAACCTGTCACCAGCATGCAAGCTCTGGGTGTTTCTCCTGAAATGGTAGAGGTGGATAAGGCCCTACAGCACAACCTAAAGGATCTTTTTCAGCTGCGATAA
- a CDS encoding NADP-dependent malic enzyme, with the protein MDKKLYAEALAYHEFPTPGKIGTIATKHMITQKDLALAYSPGVAAACQEIVRNPSLARKYTSKRNLAAVISNGTAVLGLGDIGALASKPVMEGKAVLFKKFAGIDCYDIEIDEKDPEKFIETVARLEPTFGAINLEDIKAPECFHIEQELTKRMGIPVFHDDQHGTAIIVTATIMNALALVGKELEAVKLVVSGAGAAAIACLDLLVTLGVAKNNIIMCDRQGVVAATRDNIPPHKACYATLSKVKDIKEALIGADIFLGLSGPGVVTASMIAGMAARPLILALANPTPEILPEDIYAIRKDAIVATGRSDYPNQVNNVLCFPFIFRGTLDVGACEINNAMKLAAVHAIAQLAKEPTTEAVTDAYGGMDFQFGPDYLIPKPFDPRLMLIIAPAVAKAAMDSGVASDPIDDFDAYRAELLGLISKSGQVMRPIFAQAKTQPKRVVLSEGEEPRVLRAVQYILDEDIATPIIIGRRAVVEARIKRLNLTYTLGNDVALVDPQDDPRYREYWQLYHHLMQRKGVMPDTAQTIVRTNHTVIGCLLVKKGDADAVIVGPSGLYRPHLVDVLDTLGAQKDPNFVTSLNILMSPKGLVFICDAFVNPDPTAEQLANIVYLSSNHVKHFGVTPKIALVSHSNFGSSRLNSARKLQEACKIVRNRWPDLEIDGEMQAEAAFDAEVRAWLMPESPLQGQANLIVCPTMDAANIAYNVAKFASDADSVGPVLLGVGSPAHIMTAGANAQDIVNMVALAVVEAQRQQR; encoded by the coding sequence ATGGATAAAAAGCTCTACGCAGAGGCTCTTGCGTATCATGAATTCCCAACACCTGGGAAAATTGGGACAATTGCCACAAAGCACATGATCACACAGAAGGATCTTGCTCTTGCCTACTCACCAGGCGTGGCAGCGGCATGTCAGGAGATCGTTCGGAACCCCTCTCTGGCGCGCAAGTATACATCAAAACGGAACCTTGCTGCCGTTATAAGCAATGGGACAGCTGTTTTAGGCCTTGGTGATATTGGGGCTCTTGCGTCCAAACCTGTGATGGAAGGCAAAGCCGTTCTGTTTAAAAAGTTTGCAGGGATTGATTGCTACGACATTGAAATTGACGAGAAAGACCCCGAAAAATTTATTGAAACAGTTGCCAGACTTGAGCCAACTTTTGGTGCAATCAATCTGGAGGATATCAAAGCCCCTGAATGTTTTCACATCGAACAAGAACTCACAAAACGGATGGGCATTCCTGTTTTTCATGACGATCAGCATGGAACAGCAATCATTGTAACGGCTACCATAATGAACGCACTCGCGCTTGTAGGTAAAGAACTGGAGGCGGTCAAGCTTGTTGTTTCCGGGGCAGGTGCGGCTGCCATTGCATGTCTGGACTTGCTTGTAACGCTTGGCGTTGCTAAGAACAATATAATTATGTGTGATCGCCAAGGAGTTGTTGCAGCCACACGTGACAATATCCCTCCTCATAAGGCCTGCTATGCTACCCTATCGAAGGTAAAAGATATCAAAGAGGCCCTAATAGGTGCTGATATATTCTTGGGACTGTCAGGGCCTGGTGTTGTAACAGCCTCCATGATTGCGGGCATGGCTGCCCGACCTCTTATTTTAGCTCTTGCAAACCCCACACCAGAGATCCTTCCCGAAGACATTTACGCCATTCGCAAGGATGCTATCGTGGCAACGGGACGCTCTGATTACCCCAATCAAGTCAATAATGTTTTATGTTTTCCCTTCATATTTCGTGGCACACTTGATGTGGGGGCTTGTGAAATTAACAATGCTATGAAGCTTGCCGCTGTACATGCCATCGCTCAACTTGCAAAAGAACCCACAACCGAGGCTGTTACTGATGCCTACGGTGGCATGGATTTTCAATTCGGACCGGACTACCTGATTCCAAAACCCTTCGATCCCCGTTTGATGCTGATCATTGCACCAGCTGTTGCAAAAGCAGCCATGGATTCGGGAGTTGCCTCGGATCCTATTGATGATTTTGATGCTTACCGTGCGGAACTGCTGGGGCTTATTTCAAAATCTGGCCAAGTGATGCGCCCTATTTTTGCCCAAGCAAAAACACAACCAAAACGCGTTGTCCTTTCTGAGGGCGAAGAACCCCGCGTCTTGCGTGCCGTGCAGTACATTCTTGATGAAGATATTGCAACGCCAATTATCATTGGACGCCGCGCCGTTGTTGAGGCGCGCATTAAACGATTGAATCTTACCTATACACTGGGCAACGATGTTGCTCTGGTCGACCCGCAAGATGACCCACGTTACCGTGAGTACTGGCAGCTCTATCACCACCTGATGCAACGCAAGGGTGTCATGCCTGACACAGCGCAAACTATTGTTCGCACCAACCATACGGTTATTGGGTGCTTGCTTGTCAAAAAAGGGGACGCTGATGCTGTGATTGTAGGGCCTAGCGGACTTTATCGCCCCCATCTTGTCGATGTTCTGGATACACTTGGGGCCCAAAAAGACCCAAACTTTGTTACCTCACTGAATATTCTGATGTCACCTAAGGGGCTTGTTTTTATTTGTGATGCTTTTGTGAACCCTGATCCCACAGCAGAGCAGCTTGCAAATATCGTTTACCTCTCGAGCAATCATGTAAAACACTTTGGTGTTACCCCTAAAATTGCCCTTGTATCCCACTCAAATTTTGGATCTAGCCGCCTGAATAGTGCTCGAAAACTCCAAGAAGCCTGCAAAATTGTGCGTAATCGCTGGCCTGATCTTGAAATTGACGGTGAAATGCAGGCTGAAGCTGCTTTTGATGCCGAAGTGCGGGCGTGGCTAATGCCAGAATCACCCTTGCAGGGACAGGCAAACCTTATTGTTTGCCCCACTATGGATGCCGCAAATATTGCCTACAATGTTGCAAAGTTTGCTTCTGACGCTGATAGTGTTGGCCCCGTGCTTTTAGGGGTTGGTAGCCCTGCCCACATCATGACAGCAGGAGCTAACGCTCAAGACATTGTCAATATGGTGGCTCTGGCTGTGGTTGAGGCACAACGACAACAGCGTTAA
- a CDS encoding SMI1/KNR4 family protein, protein MTNIRNVTARLVELSGRNILANAKVTEGQVRNFESQVGIELPDDYKYFLKEVGSVIYSTLEPAIISDEKVYYSLKNIMNEGHQVGVPELLIPFCCDNGDYYCFTKDGKVVFWSHNGLTSESWPSFASWIEQVWIGESLAD, encoded by the coding sequence ATGACCAACATTAGGAATGTAACTGCTCGTTTGGTAGAGCTTTCTGGGCGAAACATCCTTGCCAATGCGAAAGTAACAGAAGGCCAAGTTAGAAACTTCGAAAGTCAGGTAGGGATTGAACTCCCCGATGACTATAAATATTTTTTAAAGGAAGTGGGAAGTGTAATTTATTCGACTCTGGAGCCTGCCATAATTAGTGATGAAAAGGTATACTACTCCTTAAAAAACATTATGAATGAAGGCCATCAAGTGGGGGTTCCTGAGTTATTGATCCCATTCTGTTGTGACAACGGAGATTATTACTGTTTTACGAAAGATGGGAAGGTGGTTTTTTGGTCTCATAACGGTTTAACGAGTGAGTCGTGGCCTAGCTTTGCTTCGTGGATTGAACAAGTTTGGATTGGGGAGTCTCTGGCAGACTGA